One Mustelus asterias chromosome 10, sMusAst1.hap1.1, whole genome shotgun sequence DNA window includes the following coding sequences:
- the LOC144499993 gene encoding B- and T-lymphocyte attenuator isoform X2 yields MRLIETCNYFLLAACVYFTVHLEGSYSCPLRVGYPRAVLNYSIGDSLTLNCTILYCGPKLPEITWCKLHSNSCEPVEEAKEHKFTPTNNSTEQRILLVFTISSINLTDRGTYRCQAKEGSVSAMGHTIVVNVFETTTNSTMKPVGALGTPPWIFYSIIVMGILGTVLFLVLITYFCIRNMNEFRETRQRSDSCGKHECHTMTQTNGKPTIYENTNECSEGVGCENPNSLTVNNCNNPANHRIDSCSSDNNTIIYASLNTSMLCRKPSITIPDEEDTEYAAINIRH; encoded by the exons GCAGTTATTCGTGTCCATTGAGGGTGGGATATCCCAGAGCGGTGCTAAATTATTCGATTGGTGACAGTCTGACATTGAATTGCACGATACTATATTGTGGACCAAAACTACCTGAGATTACCTGGTGTAAACTCCATTCAAACAGCTGTGAGCCAGTAGAGGAAGCAAAGGAACACAAATTCACTCCTACCAACAATAGCACAGAACAAAGAATTCTTCTGGTTTTCACAATTTCTTCTATTAACCTGACGGACAGAGGCACCTATCGATGTCAGGCCAAAGAAGGGAGTGTAAGTGCAATGGGACACACCATCGTTGTGAATGTGTTCG AGACGACTACAAACTCCACAATGAAGCCAGTAGGTGCTCTGGGTACCCCGCCTTGGATCTTTTACAGTATTATTGTCATGGGGATTTTGGGCACTGTTCTATTTCTTGTGCTCATCACATATTTCTGCATCAGAAACATGAATG AATTTCGAGAGACAAGACAACGCAGTGATAGCTGTGGAAAACATGAATGCCAT ACAATGACTCAAACTAACGGCAAACCTACAATCTATGAAAACACAAATGAATGTTCTGAAGGAGTTGGCTGTGAAAATCCAAATTCATTAACTGTTAATAACTGCAACAATCCTGCAAATCACAGAATTGATTCTTGTTCTTCCGACAACAATACAATTATTTATGCTTCTTTGAACACGTCCATGTTGTGTAGGAAGCCATCAATCACTATCCCTGATGAAGAAGATACAGAATATGCTGCCATAAATATCAGACATTAA
- the LOC144499993 gene encoding B- and T-lymphocyte attenuator isoform X1, whose translation MRLIETCNYFLLAACVYFTVHLEGSYSCPLRVGYPRAVLNYSIGDSLTLNCTILYCGPKLPEITWCKLHSNSCEPVEEAKEHKFTPTNNSTEQRILLVFTISSINLTDRGTYRCQAKEGSVSAMGHTIVVNVFESKGHIDGNSFNETTTNSTMKPVGALGTPPWIFYSIIVMGILGTVLFLVLITYFCIRNMNEFRETRQRSDSCGKHECHTMTQTNGKPTIYENTNECSEGVGCENPNSLTVNNCNNPANHRIDSCSSDNNTIIYASLNTSMLCRKPSITIPDEEDTEYAAINIRH comes from the exons GCAGTTATTCGTGTCCATTGAGGGTGGGATATCCCAGAGCGGTGCTAAATTATTCGATTGGTGACAGTCTGACATTGAATTGCACGATACTATATTGTGGACCAAAACTACCTGAGATTACCTGGTGTAAACTCCATTCAAACAGCTGTGAGCCAGTAGAGGAAGCAAAGGAACACAAATTCACTCCTACCAACAATAGCACAGAACAAAGAATTCTTCTGGTTTTCACAATTTCTTCTATTAACCTGACGGACAGAGGCACCTATCGATGTCAGGCCAAAGAAGGGAGTGTAAGTGCAATGGGACACACCATCGTTGTGAATGTGTTCG AATCGAAAGGACACATTGATGGGAACAGTTTCAATG AGACGACTACAAACTCCACAATGAAGCCAGTAGGTGCTCTGGGTACCCCGCCTTGGATCTTTTACAGTATTATTGTCATGGGGATTTTGGGCACTGTTCTATTTCTTGTGCTCATCACATATTTCTGCATCAGAAACATGAATG AATTTCGAGAGACAAGACAACGCAGTGATAGCTGTGGAAAACATGAATGCCAT ACAATGACTCAAACTAACGGCAAACCTACAATCTATGAAAACACAAATGAATGTTCTGAAGGAGTTGGCTGTGAAAATCCAAATTCATTAACTGTTAATAACTGCAACAATCCTGCAAATCACAGAATTGATTCTTGTTCTTCCGACAACAATACAATTATTTATGCTTCTTTGAACACGTCCATGTTGTGTAGGAAGCCATCAATCACTATCCCTGATGAAGAAGATACAGAATATGCTGCCATAAATATCAGACATTAA